One Candidatus Binatia bacterium genomic window, GCGTTGAAGCTGATCGTGCTGGGACAGGTCCGCGGCGAGGTCCGTGGCGCCGAGCGCGTCGAAATCGGCAGTGGGGGCCGGCTCATCGGAACGGTCGAGGCACAAAGTCTGGTGGTGAAAGAAG contains:
- a CDS encoding polymer-forming cytoskeletal protein, with the translated sequence ALKLIVLGQVRGEVRGAERVEIGSGGRLIGTVEAQSLVVKEGGCLEGDCRIMPPRASLRVVRSLPTAADT